One part of the Marispirochaeta sp. genome encodes these proteins:
- a CDS encoding GNAT family N-acetyltransferase, with product MIRILTQIDIPQAHDLFRTATEDMISRGIDQWDEVYPALSDIREDLEQGWSFGSFDGPVLTGYVALNESCDPEYTTGNWQHNSGRPLYLHRLAVRPAYQGQGIAGRIISFALEHAAENGYTALRLDAFPPNKTAVAMYEKRGFTRAGYVQFRKGRFVLLEKVL from the coding sequence ATGATACGCATCCTGACTCAAATTGACATCCCTCAGGCACATGACCTTTTTCGCACAGCCACAGAAGACATGATTTCCCGCGGAATCGACCAGTGGGACGAGGTCTACCCCGCCCTTTCGGATATTCGGGAAGATCTGGAGCAGGGTTGGAGTTTCGGCAGCTTTGACGGCCCTGTTCTTACCGGCTATGTGGCCCTGAATGAGTCGTGCGACCCGGAGTATACAACAGGGAACTGGCAGCACAATTCCGGCCGGCCCCTCTACCTGCACCGGCTGGCCGTACGGCCGGCATACCAGGGACAGGGAATAGCCGGAAGAATAATATCCTTTGCCCTGGAGCACGCGGCGGAAAACGGCTACACCGCATTGCGGCTGGACGCCTTCCCACCCAACAAAACAGCGGTGGCCATGTACGAAAAGCGGGGCTTTACCCGGGCGGGATACGTGCAGTTCAGGAAAGGCAGGTTTGTGCTGCTGGAGAAAGTCCTTTAA